The following are encoded in a window of Thermococcus alcaliphilus genomic DNA:
- the fen gene encoding flap endonuclease-1 has protein sequence MGVQIGELLPRKELELENLNGRKVAIDAFNAIYQFLSTIRQRDGTPLMDSKGRITSHLSGLFYRTINLMEAGIKPAYVFDGKPPEFKKKELEKRAEAREEAQEKWEEALARGDLEEAKKYAQRASKVNEMLIEDAKKLLELMGIPWVQAPSEGEAQAAYMASKGHVWASASQDYDSLLFGTPRLVRNLTITGKRKLPGKDIYVEVKPELIVLEEVLKELKITREKLIELAILVGTDYNPGGIKGIGPKKALEIVKYSKDPLAKYQKMSDVDLYAIKEFFLNPPTTDEYKLEWKMPDEEGILKFLCDEHDFSEERVKNGLERLKKAVKAGKQFTLDSWFKK, from the coding sequence ATGGGAGTCCAGATTGGTGAGCTTTTACCAAGAAAAGAGCTTGAGCTTGAAAATTTAAATGGGAGAAAAGTTGCGATAGATGCATTTAACGCTATTTACCAGTTTCTCTCAACAATAAGGCAACGAGATGGGACTCCTTTAATGGATTCCAAGGGAAGAATAACGTCCCATCTTTCAGGGCTTTTTTACAGGACTATAAACCTAATGGAAGCGGGAATAAAGCCTGCGTATGTATTCGATGGGAAGCCTCCAGAGTTCAAGAAAAAAGAGCTTGAAAAAAGAGCTGAGGCTAGGGAGGAAGCGCAGGAAAAATGGGAGGAAGCCCTAGCAAGGGGAGACTTAGAAGAGGCAAAGAAATATGCACAGCGGGCGAGCAAAGTAAATGAGATGCTTATCGAGGATGCTAAGAAGCTTTTGGAGCTTATGGGCATCCCATGGGTGCAGGCTCCCAGCGAAGGTGAAGCGCAGGCAGCTTATATGGCATCTAAAGGGCACGTTTGGGCTTCGGCGAGCCAGGACTACGATTCGCTCCTCTTTGGAACACCAAGGCTAGTGAGAAACCTCACCATAACTGGAAAGAGAAAGCTTCCTGGGAAGGATATTTACGTGGAAGTTAAACCGGAGCTCATAGTTCTTGAAGAGGTGTTAAAGGAGCTTAAGATAACGAGGGAAAAGCTGATAGAACTTGCAATTCTCGTGGGAACGGACTACAATCCTGGAGGCATAAAAGGGATTGGACCAAAAAAGGCCCTTGAAATAGTCAAATACTCCAAAGATCCTCTGGCAAAGTACCAAAAAATGAGCGACGTTGATCTCTATGCAATAAAGGAGTTCTTCCTAAACCCGCCGACAACAGACGAATACAAGCTCGAATGGAAAATGCCCGATGAAGAAGGAATATTAAAGTTTCTCTGTGATGAGCATGATTTCAGTGAAGAAAGAGTTAAAAACGGCTTAGAAAGGCTTAAAAAAGCAGTAAAGGCCGGGAAACAGTTTACGCTGGATAGCTGGTTTAAAAAGTGA
- a CDS encoding phosphate-starvation-inducible PsiE family protein — MTRIEDEKTAQYTQIHKLFRKALEISFDTVVMVFLFFILYLTLYSIYLNFKLTYKVSDPKLLIANILVTIILIETYRILIIYLRQHRVSISHILEVGIVALVQKLIVASDFKELDALKLFAVGGLLFILGHLYIRIGGE; from the coding sequence ATGACGAGGATTGAAGATGAAAAAACAGCCCAATATACCCAAATTCACAAACTTTTCAGGAAAGCCTTAGAGATTTCCTTTGATACAGTTGTTATGGTGTTCCTGTTCTTCATACTATACCTCACCCTATACTCCATCTACCTCAACTTTAAGCTAACTTACAAGGTCAGCGACCCAAAACTTCTGATTGCGAACATACTAGTGACTATTATCCTAATAGAAACCTACAGAATCTTGATAATCTATTTAAGGCAGCACCGCGTGAGCATATCTCACATTCTTGAGGTTGGAATTGTTGCACTTGTCCAAAAGCTCATCGTTGCCTCGGATTTTAAGGAGCTCGATGCCTTAAAGCTCTTTGCCGTCGGTGGATTGCTTTTTATACTTGGTCACCTATACATTAGGATAGGTGGTGAGTAA